Proteins found in one Brachypodium distachyon strain Bd21 chromosome 5, Brachypodium_distachyon_v3.0, whole genome shotgun sequence genomic segment:
- the LOC100839783 gene encoding uncharacterized protein LOC100839783 — translation MVIADYRSEMHLLNPITGEQFALPSVITLEHVTPILDESGAICKYRLMRFTFTDLALTLDLSELREHLDCKAFVFYDTLAEGYIVVLIHKPVAQLSFAWLGDDKWTWLSPKDGLPNKSFEDCAYKDGLLYASARPGQIFAIDLRGPIITAKLIIEGDPIDGCEYIYIVHSPCGALLQVRLEPDADRCEEDTEMINIFKVDTAAQKLVKISLDDHVLVPGHNQSSLCLGAKEYPQLKANHVYCTLRDVEFITDFAYLNYYTVVFDLANNSREDLLPPQFRSNLPAPIWITPTLTKLSPTPV, via the coding sequence ATGGTTATTGCTGATTATAGGTCTGAGATGCACCTTCTCAATCCTATCACTGGGGAACAGTTTGCTCTTCCATCTGTGATCACCCTTGAGCATGTGACACCCATCCTCGATGAATCAGGTGCCATATGCAAGTATCGTCTCATGCGATTTACCTTTACGGATCTAGCTTTGACCCTTGATCTTAGTGAGCTGCGGGAACACCTCGATTGCAAGGCATTTGTTTTTTATGACACACTTGCAGAAGGTTATATCGTGGTACTCATCCACAAACCAGTTGCACAGCTTTCATTTGCTTGGTTAGGGGATGACAAGTGGACCTGGCTGTCACCAAAGGATGGTCTGCCCAATAAAAGTTTTGAAGACTGTGCCTACAAGGATGGTCTGCTTTATGCTAGTGCTAGACCCGGACAAATTTTCGCCATCGATCTAAGAGGCCCTATTATCACAGCAAAATTAATCATCGAAGGGGATCCAATTGATGGCTGTGAGTATATTTATATTGTTCATTCTCCTTGTGGTGCTCTGCTGCAAGTTCGGTTGGAACCAGACGCAGACAGGTGTGAAGAAGATACTGAGATGATTAACATATTTAAAGTTGATACCGCAGCTCAAAAGCTTGTGAAAATAAGCTTGGATGATCATGTGTTGGTTCCTGGGCATAACCAATCATCACTTTGTCTCGGTGCTAAAGAATATCCACAGTTAAAGGCAAATCATGTCTACTGTACCCTTAGAGATGTCGAATTTATTACAGATTTCGCATACCTGAACTATTATACTGTAGTCTTTGACTTGGCAAATAACAGCAGAGAGGATCTTTTACCCCCTCAGTTTCGGTCCAACTTGCCCGCTCCCATATGGATAACACCCACACTTACAAAACTGAGCCCGACACCAGTTTAG